A section of the Eublepharis macularius isolate TG4126 chromosome 1, MPM_Emac_v1.0, whole genome shotgun sequence genome encodes:
- the LOC129325604 gene encoding protein S100-B-like, producing the protein MSQLENAMAVIINIFGQYAAQAPPPDKLSKKEVKQVIEKELSGFLKDQANPTIVEEVFKLLDQNPDQEMHFEEFMAFVTKVTSACHKSLHKE; encoded by the exons ATGTCTCAGCTGGAGAATGCTATGGCAGTCATCATCAACATCTTTGGCCAGTATGCTGCCCAGGCACCTCCTCCTGACAAGCTCAGCAAGAAGGAGGTGAAACAGGTGATTGAGAAGGAGCTTTCAGGCTTCCTGAAG GATCAGGCCAACCCAACCATTGTTGAGGAGGTCTTCAAACTGCTGGACCAAAATCCAGACCAGGAGATGCATTTTGAAGAGTTCATGGCCTTCGTCACAAAGGTCACCTCAGCATGCCACAAGAGCCTGCACAAGGAGTGA